Within Streptomyces antibioticus, the genomic segment CCCCGACTCGTAGGCGAGGACGACCAGTTGAGCCCGGTCGCGGGCGCCCAGCTTCACCATGGTGCGGCTGACGTGGGTCTTGGCGGTGAGCGGGCTGACGACCAGGCGGCGGGCGATCTCCTCGTTGGACAGGCCGATGCCGACCAGCGCCATCACCTCCCGCTCCCGTTCGGTCAGCCGGTTCAACTCAGTCGCCGCGGCGGGCTCTTTGGAGCGGGCGGCGAACTCCGCGATGAGCCGGCGCGTCACGCCGGGCGACAGCAGCGCGTCCCCGGCCACCACCGCCCTTACGGCGCGCAGGAGTTCGTCGGGTTCGGTGTCCTTCACCAGGAAGCCCGAGGCACCGGAGCGGATCGCCTCGAAGACGTACTCGTCGAGTTCGAAGGTGGTGAGCATGACCACCCTCACCTCGGCGAGCGTCTCGTCGTCGGTGATCCGGCGGGTGGCGGCGAGCCCGTCGAGCACGGGCATCCGGATGTCCATCAGGACGACGTCCGGCCGCAGGGCCCGCACCAGGCGCACCGCCTCGTCGCCGTCGGCGGCCTCCCCGGCCACCTCGATGTCGGACTGCGCGTCGAGCAGCGCCCGGAAGCCCGCCCGGACGAGCGACTGGTCGTCGGCCAGCAGAACGCGGATCACCGGTCCTCCCTCTTCTCCGCCGGGAGTTCGGCGAGCACCCGGAAGCCGCCGTCGGGGCGCGGTCCCGCCTCGATGGTGCCACCCAGCGCGGCGGCCCGCTCCCGCATCCC encodes:
- a CDS encoding response regulator transcription factor — protein: MIRVLLADDQSLVRAGFRALLDAQSDIEVAGEAADGDEAVRLVRALRPDVVLMDIRMPVLDGLAATRRITDDETLAEVRVVMLTTFELDEYVFEAIRSGASGFLVKDTEPDELLRAVRAVVAGDALLSPGVTRRLIAEFAARSKEPAAATELNRLTEREREVMALVGIGLSNEEIARRLVVSPLTAKTHVSRTMVKLGARDRAQLVVLAYESGLVRPGWLG